From the Thermodesulfovibrio thiophilus DSM 17215 genome, one window contains:
- the folK gene encoding 2-amino-4-hydroxy-6-hydroxymethyldihydropteridine diphosphokinase, translated as MHRVFLSIGSNIGEKEKNCFNAIKRLKECGLIINKLSPVYITNPWGITNQPDFANMAVETFTDFLPAKLLYKLKQIEKKMGRKPTIKYGPRLIDIDIIFYDELVYNSDELIIPHPLMHKRYFVLKPMNDIASDFLHPVFNLTIKELLDNF; from the coding sequence ATGCATAGAGTGTTTCTTTCTATAGGTTCAAACATCGGTGAGAAAGAAAAAAATTGTTTTAATGCTATTAAGAGGCTAAAGGAGTGCGGGCTTATTATCAATAAGCTTTCTCCTGTATATATCACCAACCCATGGGGAATAACCAATCAACCAGACTTTGCAAATATGGCAGTTGAGACATTTACTGATTTTTTGCCTGCCAAGCTTCTTTATAAATTAAAACAGATTGAAAAAAAAATGGGCCGTAAGCCTACTATAAAGTATGGTCCAAGACTTATTGACATAGATATAATTTTTTATGATGAACTTGTATACAACAGCGATGAATTAATAATACCTCATCCTTTGATGCATAAAAGATATTTTGTTCTTAAACCTATGAATGATATAGCATCAGATTTTTTACATCCTGTCTTTAACTTAACCATTAAAGAGCTTCTTGACAATTTTTAA
- the hypD gene encoding hydrogenase formation protein HypD produces MNEIVEIIEKLSHKLNRQINLMEVCGTHTVSIFRHGIRSLIPSNIKLLSGPGCPVCVTPVNDIDKILYIVKQPNVILTTFGDMMRVPGSDSSLYKAKAEGLDIRMVYSPLDALKIAENNSNKKIVFFSVGFETTSPSIAATLFEADRKKIENFYIYSVHKLVPPALELLVNTEKLKLDGFILPGHVSTIIGSKIYEFIPSKYKKACVITGFDADDILFSIMMLLKQIVDDNPKVEIQYRDAVSPDGNPKAVEFIYRYFEPCDSNWRGIGVIPMSGLKLKNEFAYRDAEKIFKIPVIRSKEPKGCQCGLVLRGVKTPQECPLFAKICTPENPVGACMVSSEGSCAAYYKYGRS; encoded by the coding sequence TTGAATGAGATAGTTGAAATTATTGAAAAACTCTCTCATAAACTAAACAGACAAATAAATTTAATGGAAGTCTGCGGAACACATACAGTATCAATATTCCGACATGGCATAAGAAGTCTTATCCCATCAAATATAAAACTCCTAAGTGGTCCTGGCTGTCCTGTCTGTGTTACACCAGTAAATGATATTGACAAAATACTCTACATTGTTAAACAACCCAATGTTATTCTGACCACATTTGGAGATATGATGAGAGTTCCTGGAAGTGATAGTTCCCTATATAAAGCCAAAGCTGAAGGTCTTGATATAAGAATGGTTTATTCTCCACTTGACGCATTAAAAATAGCTGAAAATAACAGTAATAAAAAAATAGTCTTTTTTTCCGTGGGTTTTGAAACAACTTCGCCATCAATTGCTGCAACACTTTTTGAGGCTGACAGAAAGAAAATCGAAAACTTCTACATATACTCAGTTCATAAATTAGTGCCGCCTGCATTAGAACTATTGGTCAATACTGAGAAATTAAAACTTGATGGATTTATTCTTCCAGGGCATGTCAGTACAATAATTGGAAGCAAAATTTATGAATTCATACCTTCAAAATACAAAAAAGCCTGTGTAATTACAGGGTTTGATGCTGATGATATACTCTTTTCAATAATGATGCTTTTAAAACAGATAGTTGATGATAATCCAAAAGTTGAAATTCAATACAGAGACGCAGTCAGTCCTGATGGAAATCCTAAAGCAGTGGAATTCATTTATCGTTATTTTGAACCATGCGATAGTAACTGGAGAGGAATTGGAGTAATTCCAATGAGCGGGCTTAAACTAAAAAATGAGTTTGCATACAGAGATGCTGAAAAAATATTTAAAATTCCTGTCATACGATCAAAAGAACCAAAAGGGTGCCAGTGCGGTCTTGTCTTAAGAGGAGTCAAAACTCCTCAAGAATGCCCTCTTTTTGCAAAAATATGCACTCCTGAAAATCCAGTCGGAGCCTGTATGGTCAGCTCTGAAGGAAGTTGTGCTGCCTATTATAAATACGGACGAAGTTAA
- a CDS encoding OsmC family protein produces the protein MLKAKIKWTGGLQFIGQSGTGHAIVMDGSPDYGGEDTGMRPMELLLVGLGGCSGMDIASILSKKKQDVRGIEINVQGKQAEDYPKRFIEIEIEFTVKGKNLSEEAVKKAVELSMEKYCSVKATLEHSAKIIHSYKIVAVD, from the coding sequence ATGCTTAAAGCAAAGATAAAATGGACTGGAGGTTTACAGTTTATAGGTCAATCCGGTACAGGGCATGCAATTGTAATGGACGGAAGTCCTGATTATGGTGGAGAAGACACAGGAATGCGTCCTATGGAACTTTTGCTTGTTGGATTAGGTGGATGCAGTGGAATGGATATAGCCAGCATTCTTTCAAAGAAAAAGCAGGATGTAAGAGGAATTGAGATAAATGTTCAGGGTAAACAGGCTGAGGATTATCCGAAAAGATTTATTGAAATAGAGATTGAATTTACAGTGAAAGGTAAAAATCTATCAGAGGAAGCTGTAAAGAAAGCTGTTGAGCTTTCCATGGAGAAATACTGCTCTGTTAAGGCAACGCTTGAGCACTCGGCAAAGATAATTCATTCATATAAAATAGTTGCAGTGGATTAA
- a CDS encoding manganese-dependent inorganic pyrophosphatase, with product MSDIYVIGHKAPDTDTVCSAIVYAALKGYKAATAGPINEETQYALDYFKVSAPEILENAAGKTLVLVDHNEEKQRVDGAEKILEIIDHHKMNFNYPDPIFIHVEPVGSTATVIAKMFSNEVKANKTYAGLLLSAILSDTVIFKSPTTTDVDKKIAQELAQVSGISDMTKFGVDLKKAKASIKGKPIADVVHVDFKDYDFKGKKVGIGQTEVVDIEEVYERKDEFIKYLNELKNSKGYDMVIFMATDIIKEGTELYYVGDKTIIEKAFNIQASGPSVWLPGVMSRKKQVAPPVEKVYLEG from the coding sequence ATGAGTGATATTTATGTTATCGGCCATAAGGCACCAGACACAGACACAGTATGTTCAGCAATTGTTTATGCAGCACTGAAAGGTTACAAAGCTGCTACTGCTGGTCCAATTAATGAGGAAACTCAGTATGCACTTGATTATTTTAAAGTTTCAGCACCTGAAATTCTTGAAAATGCTGCAGGTAAAACACTTGTTCTTGTTGATCATAATGAAGAAAAACAAAGAGTTGATGGAGCAGAAAAAATTCTCGAAATAATTGATCATCACAAAATGAACTTTAATTATCCTGACCCTATTTTTATTCATGTTGAGCCAGTTGGAAGCACAGCAACTGTTATCGCAAAAATGTTTTCAAATGAGGTAAAGGCAAACAAGACATATGCTGGATTACTTTTAAGCGCTATCCTTTCTGATACAGTAATATTTAAATCTCCGACAACTACAGATGTGGATAAAAAAATTGCTCAGGAACTTGCTCAGGTATCAGGAATCTCTGACATGACCAAATTCGGAGTTGACCTCAAGAAGGCCAAAGCAAGCATTAAAGGAAAACCAATCGCAGATGTTGTTCATGTGGATTTCAAAGACTATGATTTCAAAGGCAAAAAAGTTGGAATTGGTCAAACAGAAGTTGTTGATATTGAAGAAGTATATGAGCGTAAAGATGAATTCATTAAATATCTCAATGAACTTAAAAACAGCAAAGGTTATGATATGGTTATATTCATGGCAACAGATATCATAAAAGAAGGAACAGAACTTTACTATGTTGGAGATAAGACAATCATTGAAAAAGCATTTAATATCCAGGCATCTGGTCCATCTGTATGGTTACCTGGAGTGATGTCCCGTAAAAAACAGGTAGCACCACCAGTTGAAAAGGTTTATCTCGAAGGTTAA